In Vibrio hippocampi, the following are encoded in one genomic region:
- the ppiC gene encoding peptidylprolyl isomerase PpiC, producing the protein MARTAAALHILVKHKEQAEDIIKQLKKGAKFQTLAKKYSTCPSGKKGGDLGEFRKGQMVPQFDKVCFSGEVLTPHLVKTKFGWHVVKVLYRT; encoded by the coding sequence ATGGCAAGAACAGCAGCCGCTTTGCATATTCTGGTTAAACATAAAGAACAAGCAGAAGATATTATTAAGCAACTAAAGAAAGGCGCTAAATTTCAAACGCTTGCTAAAAAGTACTCGACCTGTCCTTCGGGAAAAAAAGGCGGGGATTTGGGCGAGTTTCGCAAGGGGCAAATGGTCCCTCAGTTTGATAAAGTCTGTTTTAGTGGCGAGGTGCTGACCCCACATTTAGTGAAAACTAAGTTTGGTTGGCACGTGGTTAAAGTGCTATACAGAACATAG
- a CDS encoding HlyD family secretion protein: protein MDLLLILTYAALCIAVFKIFKIPLNKWTVPTAVLGGVVLVGTLILLMNYNHPFSQIGGQVYSTTPIVSSVRGKVIEVDVTANQQLKQGDPLFKIDPIPFEAALIQAKAALAEAEQDVLQLESDYKAAQSDTIKAIADRDKAEREYNRYQAGFNKGAFTAQQVDTRLQTFKASQATVEATQAKEESARLAYESQIFGENTLVAQRRAQVVEAEFNLNETTVRAPTDGYVTQLALRPGMMAVPLPLAPLMTFVHTEQIYFVGAFRQNSLQRLKADFEAEFVFKALPGRVFKGKVVEVLPTIAEGQISASGTLRTTQSFNTSGRVMVKLIMEDDMSSYVLPTGSNAEIAVYSDSFTHVSIMRKVLIRMKSWQNYLYLDH from the coding sequence ATGGATCTATTACTTATTTTAACGTATGCCGCGCTGTGTATTGCTGTCTTTAAGATCTTCAAGATCCCATTAAACAAATGGACAGTACCTACGGCGGTACTGGGTGGCGTTGTATTGGTTGGAACCCTCATTCTTCTTATGAACTATAACCACCCATTCAGCCAAATCGGTGGGCAGGTCTACAGCACCACACCGATCGTTTCTAGCGTTAGGGGTAAAGTGATTGAGGTCGATGTCACGGCTAACCAACAGCTCAAACAAGGCGATCCACTATTTAAGATCGATCCTATCCCTTTTGAGGCGGCATTAATCCAAGCTAAAGCGGCATTAGCCGAAGCAGAGCAAGATGTGTTGCAGTTGGAAAGCGACTACAAAGCCGCCCAATCTGACACCATTAAAGCTATTGCTGACCGAGATAAAGCCGAGCGGGAATACAATCGTTATCAAGCGGGTTTCAATAAAGGCGCGTTCACAGCGCAACAAGTCGATACCCGATTGCAAACATTCAAAGCAAGCCAAGCAACGGTTGAGGCAACACAAGCGAAAGAAGAGAGCGCAAGACTGGCTTATGAGTCACAGATCTTTGGTGAGAATACCTTAGTGGCTCAGCGTAGAGCTCAGGTCGTCGAAGCAGAATTCAACCTGAATGAAACCACCGTCAGAGCTCCTACCGACGGCTACGTTACCCAGCTCGCATTACGTCCAGGTATGATGGCTGTGCCCCTGCCCCTCGCGCCGCTGATGACGTTTGTTCACACCGAACAAATCTATTTTGTTGGTGCGTTCCGTCAAAATTCATTACAGCGACTCAAAGCGGATTTTGAAGCCGAGTTTGTATTCAAGGCTCTACCGGGACGGGTATTTAAAGGCAAAGTGGTCGAAGTGCTGCCCACCATCGCGGAAGGTCAAATTAGTGCAAGCGGAACATTGCGCACGACCCAAAGCTTTAACACATCAGGCCGTGTTATGGTGAAACTGATAATGGAAGACGATATGTCAAGCTATGTACTGCCCACAGGTTCCAACGCTGAAATCGCCGTCTACTCAGACAGTTTTACTCATGTCTCTATTATGCGTAAGGTGCTGATTAGAATGAAAAGTTGGCAAAACTACCTTTACTTAGACCATTGA
- the phrB gene encoding deoxyribodipyrimidine photo-lyase, which translates to MRMVLLYRDLRSVDNRALDYAIDGETEVVTAFCSTPKQWLQHHLSPMQADLIFRRLNSLSDELRNLNIPLLYHECDDFTAANQWLVKKALELGVNEVVLNKNYEVNERQREETLEQALTEVGITLTSIDDKCAVPPGSVVNKQGAYYKVFTPFKKAWLALGYTPQVVPSRASVPVKQPLSDCFTDKVTYSYPRQDSRLWPVDSTAILQRLRAFSAARVDDYQRQRDFPAVDGTSQLSPYLAIGALSVRQCIARLYYDQPSASLSEGAVVWLSELIWREFYQHLVYFEPKLCKGEGYLDWEKHLDWSIGSEVTFEHWCRGDTGYPIVDAAMKQLNQTGWMHNRLRMIVASFLTKDLQIDWRKGERYFMTKLVDGDFASNNGGWQWCASTGCDGQPYFRIFNPITQGEKFDTKGDFIRHWLPELAEVPERYIHKPWAWQGFENLQYVAPIVDHKTQREITLQLYKNAKDRH; encoded by the coding sequence ATGAGAATGGTTTTGCTGTATCGTGACTTAAGAAGTGTTGACAATCGTGCCTTGGATTATGCCATTGATGGTGAAACAGAGGTGGTCACTGCCTTTTGTTCAACGCCGAAGCAGTGGTTGCAGCACCATTTGTCACCGATGCAGGCGGATCTGATTTTTCGGCGTTTAAACTCGCTAAGCGATGAACTGCGAAATCTCAATATTCCATTGCTCTACCACGAATGTGATGACTTTACTGCGGCGAATCAGTGGCTAGTGAAAAAAGCACTTGAGTTGGGCGTCAACGAAGTGGTGCTCAATAAAAACTATGAAGTCAATGAGCGTCAAAGAGAAGAGACGCTTGAACAAGCCCTCACTGAGGTGGGAATCACGCTCACTTCAATCGACGACAAATGCGCAGTGCCGCCGGGTAGCGTGGTCAACAAGCAAGGCGCTTATTACAAGGTATTTACGCCGTTTAAAAAAGCTTGGCTGGCGTTGGGTTATACTCCCCAGGTTGTTCCAAGCCGAGCCTCTGTTCCGGTGAAACAGCCCTTATCAGACTGCTTTACAGATAAGGTGACGTATAGTTATCCGCGGCAAGACAGCCGTTTGTGGCCGGTGGATTCAACAGCAATATTACAACGCTTGAGAGCGTTTTCCGCTGCACGTGTAGACGATTACCAACGGCAACGTGACTTCCCGGCTGTCGATGGAACCAGCCAATTAAGCCCATACCTAGCGATTGGGGCGCTGTCCGTGAGGCAGTGTATTGCTCGACTCTATTACGACCAACCTAGCGCGTCGCTATCAGAGGGTGCGGTGGTGTGGTTAAGTGAATTGATCTGGCGAGAGTTCTATCAGCATTTAGTCTATTTCGAACCTAAACTGTGTAAAGGTGAGGGCTATCTGGACTGGGAGAAGCATCTCGATTGGAGTATTGGCTCTGAAGTGACTTTTGAGCACTGGTGCCGTGGCGATACCGGTTACCCCATTGTCGATGCAGCCATGAAGCAGTTGAACCAAACTGGCTGGATGCACAACCGCTTGAGAATGATTGTGGCTAGCTTTCTTACCAAGGACTTGCAGATCGATTGGCGTAAAGGCGAACGTTACTTTATGACCAAGCTTGTGGATGGTGATTTCGCGTCAAATAACGGGGGTTGGCAGTGGTGCGCGTCAACAGGGTGTGATGGTCAGCCTTATTTTCGTATTTTTAACCCCATTACTCAGGGGGAGAAATTTGATACCAAAGGAGACTTTATTCGCCACTGGTTACCCGAGTTGGCAGAGGTTCCAGAACGCTACATTCACAAACCGTGGGCTTGGCAAGGGTTTGAAAATCTACAATATGTCGCCCCGATAGTTGATCACAAGACACAAAGAGAGATAACCTTACAACTTTACAAAAATGCAAAGGATAGACACTGA
- a CDS encoding DUF3302 domain-containing protein: MFLDYFALGLLIFVALVLFYGIIVIHDIPYEIAKERDHPHQDAIHVAGWVSLFTLHTIWPFLWIWATLWREDRGWGFKKLEQEQHDLHHRLETLIDQVSELENEVSYLKGKQSSADIQKVVEEK; this comes from the coding sequence ATGTTTTTAGACTATTTTGCATTGGGACTCCTGATATTTGTCGCTCTGGTACTGTTCTATGGAATCATAGTGATCCACGACATTCCTTATGAAATCGCCAAAGAACGCGACCACCCTCACCAAGATGCTATTCATGTCGCAGGCTGGGTTAGTCTGTTTACCCTGCACACTATCTGGCCGTTTCTATGGATATGGGCGACATTGTGGCGTGAAGATCGCGGCTGGGGTTTCAAGAAACTCGAACAAGAACAGCACGACCTTCACCATCGTTTAGAAACCCTTATCGATCAGGTCTCTGAATTAGAAAATGAGGTCTCCTACTTAAAAGGTAAGCAGTCATCCGCAGATATTCAGAAAGTGGTAGAGGAGAAGTAA
- a CDS encoding Dps family protein — MEKNIIGLDKAQTVELGEKLNQLLADYQVLYMNVRGYHWNIKGRDFYELHAKFEEIYTAFIDQIDEIAERILTLEVTPVHGYSAYLRLSEIPEQTNVTEGKAAIEQILDAYKILLVKQRQLLAFASELGDEGTVSLLGDYISQQEKETWMMNAYLQ; from the coding sequence ATGGAAAAGAATATCATTGGCCTAGACAAGGCACAAACCGTTGAACTCGGTGAGAAACTCAACCAACTATTGGCAGATTACCAGGTTCTATATATGAACGTGCGTGGTTATCATTGGAACATTAAAGGGCGTGATTTCTACGAGTTACACGCAAAATTTGAAGAAATTTATACCGCTTTTATTGACCAAATCGATGAGATTGCAGAACGTATCTTGACGCTCGAAGTCACCCCTGTTCACGGTTACTCTGCTTATTTGAGACTCTCCGAGATCCCAGAGCAGACCAATGTAACGGAAGGTAAAGCTGCCATTGAACAAATTCTGGATGCTTACAAAATTCTGCTGGTAAAACAGCGTCAACTGCTGGCATTTGCGAGTGAGTTAGGCGACGAAGGTACCGTGTCGCTGCTGGGTGACTACATCAGTCAGCAAGAAAAAGAGACTTGGATGATGAACGCTTATCTCCAATAA
- a CDS encoding YbgA family protein, which produces MENQQIKVGISSCLLGEKVRFDSGHKQSSYVNKELRDYFTFVSVCPEVGMGLPVPRPTIRLISDKERIALVETKDADKDYTDGMMRFTTQRVAELQDEQLCGYIVCAKSPSCGMERVKVYGNGHASTDGVGLYTQHLMQQMPWLPVEEDGRLNDPVLKENFISRVYGLKDFYSAMDGAPTPGKVVAFHSRYKLTLMAHSPTAYKELGRLVARQNEYEPDTFYNEYRLGLMSALKCRASRKNVTNVLMHIQGYFKRSLNQNEKAELAKVIDDYRTGLLPILAPLTLLKHYLNAYPDDYLLQQQFLQPHPQDMRLRYGL; this is translated from the coding sequence ATGGAAAACCAGCAAATTAAAGTCGGCATTAGTTCTTGTCTATTGGGCGAGAAAGTCAGATTCGATTCAGGGCACAAGCAGAGTAGCTATGTTAACAAGGAATTGCGGGACTATTTTACTTTCGTGTCGGTGTGCCCAGAAGTGGGGATGGGCTTGCCTGTGCCCCGTCCCACCATTCGACTTATCTCTGACAAGGAGCGCATTGCTCTGGTTGAAACCAAAGATGCGGATAAGGATTACACTGACGGTATGATGCGCTTTACGACTCAGCGTGTTGCCGAGCTTCAGGACGAGCAGCTTTGTGGCTACATTGTTTGCGCTAAGTCTCCAAGCTGTGGCATGGAGCGAGTCAAAGTGTATGGCAATGGACATGCCTCGACAGATGGTGTGGGTTTGTATACCCAACACTTAATGCAGCAGATGCCTTGGCTGCCTGTGGAAGAAGATGGCAGGCTGAACGACCCGGTACTTAAAGAAAACTTTATTTCACGCGTTTATGGGCTTAAGGATTTTTATAGTGCGATGGATGGTGCGCCGACACCAGGGAAAGTCGTCGCTTTTCACTCTCGCTATAAACTCACTCTAATGGCGCATAGTCCAACGGCTTACAAAGAGCTTGGACGACTTGTTGCGCGTCAAAACGAGTACGAGCCAGATACGTTTTATAACGAATATCGCTTGGGTTTAATGTCGGCGCTGAAATGTCGAGCATCACGCAAAAATGTGACCAACGTGCTGATGCATATTCAAGGTTATTTCAAGCGCTCACTGAATCAGAATGAAAAAGCCGAGTTGGCTAAGGTGATTGATGACTACAGGACGGGGCTGTTACCTATCTTGGCACCGCTCACTCTATTGAAACACTATCTTAATGCTTATCCAGACGACTATTTGTTACAGCAGCAGTTTTTACAACCCCATCCGCAGGATATGCGATTGAGATATGGTCTTTGA
- a CDS encoding Lpp/OprI family alanine-zipper lipoprotein: MKKVLIAASASVLLLAGCASGPDEAATAKMDELSNQVSQLSSDVQALKNEVMTSNKNAMTAQDEAARANERIDNIAQSYTK, translated from the coding sequence ATGAAGAAAGTTTTAATTGCAGCATCAGCATCAGTTCTACTACTTGCAGGTTGTGCATCTGGTCCAGACGAAGCAGCAACAGCAAAAATGGACGAGCTAAGCAACCAAGTAAGCCAACTAAGCTCAGACGTGCAAGCACTTAAAAATGAAGTGATGACAAGCAACAAGAATGCTATGACAGCACAAGACGAAGCAGCACGTGCAAACGAACGCATTGATAACATTGCTCAGTCTTACACTAAGTAA
- a CDS encoding chemotaxis protein has translation MLMFTLNAQKQSFAIGTLKIREIIPYVPTTQIPYSHHNVIGTISIRGFTAPVIDMAAAIGFRPIDPQEYATSYLIVTDCLRTVVAFMVRDIDKIIDCDWKNIEPAPETVGHNVFVTGVTRFEDKIVQLLDVELLLSKIYPQYADNHIPMLTDVQRERMKALNILLVDDSSIARKQLCDALDNINITYDVCKDGNSALAFMQQKARSNTAIDILVSDIEMPGLDGYELAFEVQNSSELSHCYRILHTSLSSQMSTDRAHQVGAHEALEKFNAGELIEAMLRGAEELDKTQNHNKCANL, from the coding sequence ATGTTGATGTTTACTCTAAACGCGCAGAAGCAGAGTTTTGCTATAGGTACCTTAAAAATAAGGGAAATTATCCCTTATGTACCAACAACACAGATCCCCTATTCTCACCACAATGTCATCGGAACGATTAGTATCCGAGGATTTACTGCCCCTGTCATTGATATGGCTGCAGCCATTGGTTTTAGACCCATTGACCCACAAGAGTATGCAACCAGTTATCTGATCGTGACTGACTGCCTACGCACGGTGGTAGCTTTCATGGTAAGAGACATAGATAAAATCATAGATTGCGACTGGAAAAACATTGAGCCGGCACCAGAAACCGTAGGACACAATGTCTTTGTCACTGGCGTAACCCGTTTTGAAGACAAAATCGTTCAACTACTCGATGTCGAGTTACTACTTTCGAAGATCTATCCTCAATATGCTGACAACCACATTCCCATGCTGACCGATGTACAGCGTGAGCGAATGAAAGCACTCAATATTCTTCTCGTCGATGACTCATCCATCGCCAGAAAACAGCTCTGCGATGCCTTAGATAATATCAATATCACTTATGATGTCTGCAAAGATGGCAATAGCGCCCTGGCGTTTATGCAACAAAAAGCCCGCAGTAATACGGCTATAGACATCTTAGTCAGCGATATTGAGATGCCGGGTCTTGATGGTTACGAGTTGGCATTTGAGGTACAAAACAGCAGCGAACTCAGCCACTGCTATCGGATTTTGCATACCTCATTGTCAAGTCAAATGTCGACCGATCGCGCTCATCAAGTAGGTGCTCATGAAGCGTTAGAAAAATTCAACGCAGGAGAACTTATCGAAGCGATGCTGCGTGGGGCTGAAGAGCTAGATAAAACCCAAAACCACAATAAGTGCGCTAATCTATAA
- a CDS encoding multidrug effflux MFS transporter, whose product MKTDIANSFNKTPMLLAMMIIATGQVGVSIYLPSLPMISEALSIDAGQAQWLVTLFLVGFGLSQLIYGPLSDAIGRRPVFILGQGIYLLGTLLCVLFSQNIYILVLGRLLQGLGAGSASVLGRSVLRDSYDGAQLTKALSYISMTASIMPIIAPVFGGWIAFHLGWQAVFWFVMVYLLAIFVLGWFILPETLPYQPRRFEPSKLLSTYAKLIINPQVIGSASYNWISYLGAVVSLSLFPYLMQQELGLTAAQYGSLMIIPSTGLLVGSVALNVFSRYVSTSKMLAVAIAISAFSGIWLWFTEMTVFNLLFAFTWLTVAQGLSFPISISLLLAPHKRQAGAVSALSGSIQMVIAGVFGALLVENWVTSQSTLAVFYVVSAMAMGLVLVSSQWRQHQVNAVNVID is encoded by the coding sequence ATGAAAACTGATATTGCTAATTCATTCAACAAAACCCCTATGCTGCTTGCCATGATGATCATCGCAACCGGGCAAGTAGGCGTGAGCATTTACTTACCATCGTTACCGATGATCAGTGAGGCTTTGTCTATTGATGCCGGACAAGCTCAGTGGCTAGTGACGCTATTTTTGGTGGGATTTGGTTTATCTCAGCTAATCTATGGTCCATTGTCGGATGCGATTGGGCGCAGACCGGTGTTTATTCTTGGTCAAGGGATCTACTTACTTGGCACCTTGTTGTGCGTTCTATTTAGCCAGAATATTTATATCTTGGTACTTGGACGATTGTTACAAGGCTTAGGTGCGGGGAGCGCGTCGGTATTGGGAAGAAGTGTGCTGCGAGACAGTTATGATGGTGCACAATTGACGAAAGCGTTGTCATATATCTCCATGACAGCCTCGATTATGCCGATCATTGCTCCGGTTTTTGGCGGATGGATTGCATTTCATTTGGGTTGGCAAGCCGTGTTTTGGTTTGTGATGGTTTATCTGTTGGCGATTTTTGTTCTGGGTTGGTTTATTTTGCCCGAAACCTTGCCTTATCAACCGAGACGTTTTGAACCCAGTAAATTGCTCAGTACCTACGCCAAGCTCATTATTAACCCACAGGTCATCGGCAGCGCAAGCTATAACTGGATTAGTTATTTAGGTGCGGTTGTTTCGTTGAGTTTGTTTCCATATTTAATGCAGCAAGAGTTGGGTTTGACCGCAGCACAATATGGCAGCTTGATGATTATTCCTTCGACAGGTCTGCTCGTGGGCAGTGTTGCGCTTAATGTATTTAGTCGTTACGTGTCGACGAGCAAGATGCTAGCGGTGGCGATTGCGATTAGTGCGTTTTCTGGGATTTGGTTGTGGTTTACTGAGATGACGGTATTCAACTTACTGTTCGCGTTTACGTGGTTGACCGTCGCGCAAGGGCTTTCGTTCCCGATTTCAATTTCACTATTGTTAGCGCCACATAAACGCCAAGCTGGAGCGGTATCCGCGTTGTCGGGCTCTATCCAGATGGTGATTGCCGGTGTCTTTGGTGCCTTGTTAGTCGAAAACTGGGTCACAAGCCAATCAACATTGGCCGTTTTTTACGTGGTGTCGGCAATGGCAATGGGACTTGTGCTGGTTTCAAGCCAATGGCGCCAGCACCAAGTCAATGCGGTGAATGTTATAGATTAG
- the arfB gene encoding alternative ribosome rescue aminoacyl-tRNA hydrolase ArfB, which translates to MLTISNTVTLQAWEIELTAIRAMGAGGQKVNKTSTAIHLRFDIKRSTLPQFYKERLLALTDSRITKEGVIIIKAQQFRTQEQNREDALERLKQLILTATVVQKARRATKPTKASQRRRVDAKKQRSQTKALRSRVK; encoded by the coding sequence ATGTTAACAATATCCAACACAGTCACGCTACAAGCTTGGGAGATCGAACTCACCGCAATAAGGGCAATGGGGGCGGGTGGACAAAAGGTCAATAAAACCAGCACGGCAATACATTTACGCTTTGATATCAAACGCTCAACCTTGCCTCAATTCTATAAAGAAAGGCTGCTTGCTTTGACCGATTCTCGAATCACCAAAGAAGGCGTCATTATTATTAAGGCTCAGCAATTCAGAACTCAAGAACAAAACCGCGAAGATGCGCTTGAACGCCTTAAACAACTCATTCTCACCGCGACGGTCGTTCAGAAAGCACGCAGAGCAACCAAGCCGACCAAAGCCTCACAGAGACGTAGAGTTGACGCAAAGAAACAGAGAAGCCAAACCAAAGCGTTAAGAAGTAGAGTAAAATAG
- the pfkB gene encoding 1-phosphofructokinase → MKNVKTNKVVTVTLNPALDLTGHMDLLRAGHVNLVEKGSLHAAGKGVNVAKVLTELGAQVTVTGFLGADNPELFHQLFSDLNVDDQFITVAGATRINVKLVENDGQVTDINFPGVQVSAEDIHRFESQLFELAQSHDFFVIAGSLPQGVTPEQCAKWIADLQAKGKKVFFDSSKAALQQGINATPWLIKPNDEELADLIGEQLQTSEQLMSVGRELANKGIANVVISRGADGVLWLRDGHWIQATPPKMELVSTVGAGDTLVAGLCWGEMQQMPAEQHLRFATALSALAVSQVGVGVPEQSMIDAASRQVILTRFR, encoded by the coding sequence ATGAAAAATGTAAAAACCAACAAAGTGGTGACGGTGACGTTAAATCCGGCGCTGGATCTTACCGGTCATATGGACTTGTTGAGAGCAGGTCATGTCAATCTGGTTGAGAAAGGTTCGTTACATGCGGCAGGTAAAGGCGTCAACGTGGCTAAGGTGCTGACGGAACTGGGCGCTCAAGTCACTGTGACGGGTTTTTTAGGTGCGGATAATCCTGAGCTATTTCATCAACTCTTTAGTGATCTCAATGTGGATGACCAATTTATTACGGTAGCCGGTGCAACGCGCATAAACGTCAAACTGGTCGAGAACGATGGACAAGTGACTGACATCAATTTTCCGGGAGTGCAGGTAAGTGCTGAAGATATCCATCGCTTTGAAAGTCAGTTATTTGAGCTTGCGCAGAGCCATGACTTTTTTGTGATTGCTGGCAGTCTCCCTCAGGGTGTTACACCGGAGCAGTGCGCCAAGTGGATAGCCGATCTACAAGCCAAAGGCAAAAAAGTCTTTTTTGATAGCAGCAAAGCGGCATTGCAACAAGGTATCAACGCCACTCCTTGGTTGATCAAGCCAAACGACGAAGAATTGGCAGACCTGATTGGAGAACAACTGCAAACCTCAGAGCAACTGATGTCTGTGGGCAGGGAGCTCGCAAACAAAGGAATCGCTAACGTGGTCATTTCGCGAGGGGCTGATGGTGTGCTTTGGCTTCGAGATGGACATTGGATACAGGCGACACCGCCAAAAATGGAGTTGGTCAGCACGGTAGGAGCGGGAGATACCTTAGTCGCTGGACTATGTTGGGGGGAAATGCAACAGATGCCCGCTGAGCAACACCTTCGCTTTGCAACCGCGTTATCAGCATTAGCGGTAAGCCAAGTGGGGGTTGGCGTGCCTGAGCAGAGCATGATTGATGCAGCGTCAAGGCAGGTCATATTGACTCGATTTCGTTAA
- a CDS encoding L,D-transpeptidase family protein, whose protein sequence is MFRKATLLVGLLLSHTLSAATFSLPTDGSNMVGTIQYHSVEQGETMANIAKEYDVGFLSLMAANKGVDPFLPQDGYVLTIPSQIILPHVDYRGIVINLAELRLYYFEPDKGVVHIFPVGIGRIGQDTPEMTTKISQLRKNPTWTPPNSIRRDYLAKGIELPRVVPAGPENPLGDYAMRLAYGTGSYLIHGTNKDFGIGLRVSSGCIRMEPTDIDWLFQQVDVGLQVRIIDEPIKVTLEPDRSVFIEAHEPLTRTDGSKKSMDIPKELAWWIDEYQVSDQLIKAVLLAQNGVPVEVISASAMTQQE, encoded by the coding sequence ATGTTTCGTAAAGCCACCTTGCTAGTAGGCTTACTGTTATCCCACACCCTTTCCGCCGCGACGTTCTCCCTACCCACCGACGGCAGTAATATGGTTGGAACGATTCAGTACCATAGTGTGGAACAGGGTGAAACCATGGCGAACATTGCCAAGGAATATGACGTTGGCTTTTTGTCTCTTATGGCTGCCAACAAAGGTGTCGATCCATTCTTACCTCAAGATGGTTATGTATTGACGATCCCAAGCCAGATCATCCTGCCACATGTTGATTATCGTGGCATTGTGATTAACTTGGCGGAATTACGACTCTACTACTTTGAACCAGACAAAGGCGTGGTGCATATTTTCCCCGTCGGTATCGGACGTATTGGGCAAGATACTCCCGAGATGACCACTAAGATCAGTCAATTACGCAAAAACCCAACATGGACACCGCCAAATTCGATTCGTAGAGACTACCTGGCAAAAGGTATCGAACTACCGAGAGTGGTTCCTGCTGGTCCTGAAAACCCGCTCGGTGATTATGCGATGCGTCTTGCCTATGGCACAGGCAGTTACCTTATTCACGGCACCAACAAAGATTTTGGTATTGGGTTGCGAGTGAGTTCCGGTTGTATTCGTATGGAGCCAACGGATATTGATTGGTTATTTCAACAAGTCGATGTAGGGCTGCAGGTGCGAATTATTGATGAGCCGATCAAAGTAACGTTAGAGCCGGATAGAAGCGTCTTTATCGAGGCCCATGAACCTCTCACTCGTACCGATGGAAGCAAGAAATCAATGGATATTCCAAAAGAGTTAGCTTGGTGGATTGACGAATATCAGGTCTCTGATCAGTTGATTAAAGCGGTACTCTTGGCGCAAAACGGTGTGCCGGTTGAGGTGATTTCAGCGAGTGCTATGACACAACAAGAGTAA
- a CDS encoding YibL family ribosome-associated protein, which yields MSIKQEIQNLNNRLDKCNHKLEGAKSRGDSELITRFTDEADKLSKKLAQLKHKQQYELNKERRGLGDMAFSRELTKAEQADLGKLKKSVKGLVVVHPMTKIGKEMRLDVITGFAPKEF from the coding sequence ATGAGCATCAAACAAGAAATTCAAAACTTAAACAACCGACTAGACAAGTGCAACCACAAGCTTGAAGGTGCAAAATCTAGAGGGGATAGTGAACTGATCACTCGTTTTACCGATGAAGCGGACAAACTGAGCAAAAAACTGGCTCAGTTAAAACATAAGCAGCAATATGAGCTTAATAAAGAGCGTAGAGGTCTTGGTGATATGGCTTTCTCGCGTGAGCTTACCAAGGCTGAGCAAGCGGATCTGGGTAAACTTAAAAAGTCAGTGAAAGGCCTAGTTGTCGTTCACCCGATGACTAAAATCGGTAAAGAAATGCGTCTGGATGTCATCACAGGTTTTGCGCCGAAAGAGTTTTAA
- a CDS encoding MerR family transcriptional regulator translates to MDLEQNRYAIREVASITGVKPVTLRAWQRRYNLLQPQRTDKGHRLYTDNDIEQIKLVQSWLAKGVSIGKVKQLLDDQNLLVEGVDSEQLQEVDWLLEALSTLDGKKVEEIIAVVLKEYPLDIVEQQFILPSLSSIDLVKAGRQVLQASLFKTTLIRQISVALKSLDKSASKHRHLFVNVDSSGHPIAWIRCMQRAENGDRMILLDGIEDLSALCSQDIAQGYHSLELFSERPLTEKQLSVVAMPVNQFYSDVRLSPMIQHWVDHWRQQR, encoded by the coding sequence ATGGACTTGGAGCAAAATCGATATGCAATAAGGGAGGTAGCCAGCATTACGGGCGTCAAGCCGGTAACACTGCGCGCCTGGCAGCGAAGATACAATCTGCTGCAACCTCAAAGAACAGATAAGGGTCATCGACTCTATACAGACAACGATATCGAGCAAATTAAGTTGGTGCAAAGTTGGCTTGCGAAGGGTGTTTCTATTGGTAAAGTCAAACAGTTGCTCGATGACCAAAATCTGCTTGTTGAGGGCGTTGATAGTGAGCAACTGCAAGAGGTCGACTGGCTATTGGAAGCACTCTCTACCCTTGACGGTAAGAAAGTGGAAGAGATCATTGCGGTTGTGCTGAAAGAGTATCCTCTCGATATTGTTGAACAGCAGTTTATCTTACCGAGCCTTAGTTCTATCGATTTAGTCAAAGCCGGCAGGCAGGTGTTGCAGGCTTCACTGTTCAAAACGACTTTGATCAGGCAGATTTCCGTGGCGCTCAAATCTCTCGATAAATCAGCCTCTAAGCATAGGCACTTATTTGTCAATGTGGACAGTAGCGGACACCCGATCGCATGGATACGCTGCATGCAGCGTGCAGAGAACGGCGACAGAATGATACTGCTTGATGGCATTGAAGATTTATCCGCTTTGTGCAGTCAAGATATTGCTCAGGGCTATCACAGTTTGGAGTTATTCAGTGAGCGCCCATTAACCGAAAAGCAACTAAGTGTGGTCGCCATGCCTGTTAATCAGTTTTACTCGGACGTTCGTTTATCGCCCATGATTCAACATTGGGTTGACCATTGGAGACAACAGCGATGA